The stretch of DNA TCCATCCATCCAAGAATGGCCTGGAGGCCGCCGACCCGAGCGCTCCAGCCTTCTCTTCGCAGTTGGACCCTCCCCTCTTCAACATTGAGAAATACGAGGGGAAGGTCCGGCAGCGAACCGGCGGCAGGCCAGGCGACGCCATCGGCCGCGACCTCCCAAGCTTCATCTGGAAAAGCAATCAGAAGCAGAACTGCTTGGCGTTCCTCAACCTCAATGTACAATTCGCCCCAAGGCCGCCAGGCCCATCGCATCGACCTGATGCGCGGATAGGTGTCGCTGATCGTCCGAGCCTTATCATTCGGCAGCTTGAAGAAACTGATCCCCTCCTGTATTTCCAGCCAGGCGAGGAACTCTTCTTGAGGCATCGAAGATAGGTTCGCGACTTGCAGACTCCGAACCTGGAATGCCGGATTATTTATAATGCGCTCTTTTTGCCAAATAATTCCCGCGGTGATCGCCCCGATCGTCAAAAGAATCAGCGGGAAACCCCATCCATACCGGTTTCGCCTGAATCCGGCGGGTGCGCCTTCTTTGCGGAATCTCTGCGGGCTCATTCTGATTTCATTCCCTTTACCGCCTTTGCCGCCTTTGCCGCCTTTGCGGCAGGTTCCGAATGGAGAGCTTCCAGCTCGGATAACACAGCTTCCCCCCAGCGCCAGACATTTCCGGCGCCGAGGGTCACCAGAAGATCACCCGACTTTAACAAACCAGGGAGATGCCGGCGGATGGCCTCTTCATCCTCGAGATAGCGGACCTCCGTGCGGCTTTCATTCTGAATCGGCTCTGTCAGGTTACGGGCATCGATCCCGGGAATCGGTTTCTCGCCGGCCGGATAAATTCCGGTGACCACGACGATATCAGCGCCCTTGAAAGCGCCGGCGAATTCAGCCGCCATATCACGGACCCGTGTATAACGATGGGGCTGGAAAAGACAAACGATCCGGTCCTTCCAGATCGGTCGGAGCGTGGAGAGCACCGCATGGATCTCGGTCGGGTGGTGACCGTAATCATCCATCAGGGTCACACCGCCGACCTCGCGACGGACCTCGAAACGCCGGCTGACACCGGGGAAGGTGGATAAACCGCGGCGAACCGACTCCATTGATATTTCCAATTCCCTCGCGACGGCAATGACCGCCAGTGCATTTAATACATTATGGAGTCCCGGCAGGTTCAGCGTCACGAGACCCTCGTCCTTCCCCGTGATCCGCACCCTGAAGTGGGTTTGAAAACCCGCAGGCCGGATATCCGAAGCGCTCACCGAGTAGGATGGATCCAGGCCGTATGTAACGATGCGCCGCTGTATCCGCGGCATGATCTCCCGCACCCCTGGATCTCCCGCGCAAACGACATTCACACCGTAAAATGGAACATGGTTGGCAAAGGTGACAAATTCAGCATGAAGGCGGTCCAGGGTCCCGAAATGCTCCATATGCTCGCGATCAATATTTGTGATAATTCCGATCGTCGGAAGGAGATCCAAAAATGAACCATCTGATTCGTCGGCCTCGGCGACAAGTATTTCACCAAGACCCAGACGAGCATTGCTCCCCAGGGTCCGCAGCCGGCCGCCGACGACAAAGGTGGGATCGAGACCGGCTTCCGTCAGGACATGGGCGACGAGACTCGTCGTTGTTGTCTTACCGTGTGTGCCGGCAACGGCGATTCCCATCTTCATCAGCCGCATGATCTCCGCCAGCATCGCGCCGCGCTTTAGTACGGGGATCTTGCGGCGCCGCGCCTCTTTCCATTCCGGATTGGAAGGCTGAA from Candidatus Eisenbacteria bacterium encodes:
- a CDS encoding UDP-N-acetylmuramate--L-alanine ligase is translated as MSSHRVQRIHFVGIGGSGMSGLAEVLSNLGYEISGSDLAVGETVERLARLGCEIHTGHDPHHIEGKHLVVVSSAVQPSNPEWKEARRRKIPVLKRGAMLAEIMRLMKMGIAVAGTHGKTTTTSLVAHVLTEAGLDPTFVVGGRLRTLGSNARLGLGEILVAEADESDGSFLDLLPTIGIITNIDREHMEHFGTLDRLHAEFVTFANHVPFYGVNVVCAGDPGVREIMPRIQRRIVTYGLDPSYSVSASDIRPAGFQTHFRVRITGKDEGLVTLNLPGLHNVLNALAVIAVARELEISMESVRRGLSTFPGVSRRFEVRREVGGVTLMDDYGHHPTEIHAVLSTLRPIWKDRIVCLFQPHRYTRVRDMAAEFAGAFKGADIVVVTGIYPAGEKPIPGIDARNLTEPIQNESRTEVRYLEDEEAIRRHLPGLLKSGDLLVTLGAGNVWRWGEAVLSELEALHSEPAAKAAKAAKAVKGMKSE